A genome region from Variovorax paradoxus includes the following:
- a CDS encoding phage replication initiation protein, NGO0469 family has protein sequence MGFVASDSGGGGNFKRVPAGVHIGRCYSLIDLGTQLTSGQFGEKLQHKIRIGWELFGEDEEGKPLTIDHEGREMPMVISKNYTVSLHEKANLRKELAQWRGRDFTEEEAKAFDISKLVGAYCMVNVTTSETNGKTYSNVAGLTPIPAALKNAKPEGVHAIVKFDLDAPDMVVFNTFHAQLQETIKKSPEWARHQRHNGDADESLSEDEAAQFADEPF, from the coding sequence ATGGGCTTCGTAGCATCGGATTCGGGTGGCGGCGGCAATTTCAAGCGCGTCCCCGCAGGCGTCCACATTGGTCGCTGCTATTCGCTGATCGACTTGGGCACGCAACTCACCAGCGGACAGTTCGGCGAGAAGTTGCAGCACAAGATCCGCATCGGCTGGGAATTGTTCGGCGAGGACGAAGAAGGCAAGCCGCTGACCATCGACCACGAAGGCCGCGAAATGCCAATGGTCATCAGCAAGAACTACACCGTCAGCCTGCACGAGAAGGCGAACCTTCGCAAAGAATTGGCGCAGTGGCGAGGGCGTGACTTCACGGAAGAAGAAGCCAAGGCGTTCGACATCTCCAAGCTGGTCGGCGCGTACTGCATGGTCAATGTGACCACGAGCGAAACAAACGGCAAGACGTACAGCAACGTTGCTGGCCTGACGCCGATTCCCGCCGCCCTCAAGAACGCCAAGCCGGAAGGCGTGCATGCCATCGTGAAGTTCGATCTGGATGCGCCTGACATGGTGGTGTTCAACACCTTCCATGCGCAGCTTCAGGAAACGATCAAGAAGAGCCCGGAGTGGGCCCGCCACCAGCGCCACAACGGCGATGCCGACGAATCGCTGAGCGAAGACGAAGCCGCTCAGTTCGCAGACGAACCCTTCTGA
- a CDS encoding siphovirus Gp157 family protein produces MTSVALYNLTGEYLALMNTLSDGDFDAQTIADTIEGSGLTEAIAEKACGVEMVARSIEMHVPAIDAEIERLAKLKKQRQTAAAGLRDYLKRNLIAAGISKLESPLFKIALRDNPPAVDIFDASLLPSEFMTQPAPPPPAPDKAAIKAAIKAGAEVPGARLTQGQRLEVK; encoded by the coding sequence ATGACTTCCGTTGCCCTGTACAACTTGACCGGCGAATACCTCGCCCTCATGAACACGCTGTCCGATGGCGACTTCGATGCACAGACCATCGCCGACACCATCGAAGGCTCCGGCCTCACCGAAGCCATTGCAGAGAAGGCATGCGGCGTTGAAATGGTCGCGCGCAGCATCGAAATGCATGTGCCCGCTATCGACGCCGAAATCGAGCGCCTGGCAAAGCTGAAGAAGCAACGCCAGACTGCAGCGGCAGGCCTGCGCGACTACTTGAAGCGAAACCTGATTGCGGCCGGGATCTCGAAGCTGGAAAGCCCGTTGTTCAAAATCGCGCTGCGCGACAACCCGCCTGCCGTTGACATTTTCGATGCGAGCCTCTTGCCCAGCGAGTTCATGACGCAGCCTGCACCGCCTCCCCCCGCGCCGGACAAAGCGGCGATCAAGGCAGCGATCAAGGCAGGCGCAGAAGTGCCGGGCGCGCGCCTGACCCAAGGTCAACGGCTGGAGGTGAAGTAA
- a CDS encoding DUF1643 domain-containing protein, with protein MSAIISPCGNYRYRLERTVGMEGPVYAFFGINPSTADATIDDQTVKKWIGFTKLWGGSRFIAGNVFAYRTKDVKVLAEVEDPFGDDIGDHTTDIINEADILVPCWGNTEKVPPKLRFAFDVLLDALLSSGKPVRHFGLTKGGDPGHPQMLAYATPLLSFTKDPQP; from the coding sequence GTGAGCGCCATCATCAGCCCGTGTGGCAACTACCGCTATCGCCTCGAGCGAACTGTCGGCATGGAGGGTCCTGTCTATGCCTTCTTCGGCATCAACCCGAGCACGGCCGACGCAACGATCGATGACCAGACTGTGAAGAAGTGGATCGGCTTCACGAAATTGTGGGGCGGTTCTCGCTTCATCGCCGGCAACGTGTTCGCCTACCGCACGAAGGACGTGAAGGTGCTCGCTGAAGTGGAGGACCCGTTCGGCGACGACATCGGCGACCACACCACGGACATCATCAACGAGGCCGACATCCTCGTGCCGTGCTGGGGCAACACCGAGAAGGTTCCGCCAAAGCTGCGCTTTGCGTTCGACGTGCTGCTCGACGCCTTGCTGTCGTCCGGAAAGCCTGTGCGCCACTTCGGGCTCACGAAAGGCGGCGACCCAGGGCACCCGCAAATGCTGGCCTATGCCACGCCGCTCCTGTCATTCACCAAGGACCCCCAGCCATGA